Genomic segment of Bacteroidales bacterium:
TTAGCTAAAATAGCAGCTTTATCTATCGATACTTTTACACCTTTAGCCATTCAAAAATCGGTAAAGATCATATACGAAGGTCCATCAGAAGTGTTTTTAGATGCTATGGAAGAAGAAATTGAAATTGTATTCAATAATCTTCTTTCTAATGCCATAAAATACAATAAAAACGAAGGAGAGGTACGATTAATTATTGAGCCTAAAGTAGATCATATTATCGTTATGGTTAAAGATACTGGTATTGGCATGAACGAGGAGGAGGTAAAACGCGTTTTTGAGGAGTTTGTTAGAATTAAAAATGCAAAAACACAAAATATTTCGGGAAGCGGATTAGGGCTTTCCATTGTTAAAAAAATATGTGAATATTATAATGCTGAAATTAAAGTAAGTAGCAAAGAAAATCAAGGTACAACGATAATTATTAAATTTAATAAAACCAAATATGAATAATATTCCTGAAAAAACAGTAGAAAGACTTAGTTTGTATCGAAGAGTACTAATAGATGTTTTACCTACGCAAGATTACATATATTCTCATGAATTAGCATCATTGCTTCATTTAACACCTGTACAAGTTAGACGCGATTTAATGTTAATTGGTTATAATGGTACTTTACGCAAAGGATATAATATTCAAGACCTTTTGCAACGCTTATCTGATATTTTAGATAGCAATACTCCCACCCATATTTGTATTGTAGGCATGGGAAATCTTGGTAGAGCTATCACAGGATATTTTAATGGTCGTCGATCGAAACTTAGAATTGTTGCTGCTTTTGATAACGATGTTACAAAAACTAACCGAATTATTAGTGGAATTCAATGCTATTCATCGAACGAAATGTACCAAGTTATAAAAAAAGAAAATATTAGTATTGGTATTATAACTACACCACCAGAAGTTGCAGCAACGGTATGCGAACAATTAGTAGCTTCTGGAATTAAAGGAATTATGAATTATACACCGGCACGTTTAAAAGTTCCCGAATCGGTGTTTTTAGAAGAATATGATATGATAACCTCACTCGAAAAACTGGCTTTTTATATTTATCACGCATAGCAAAATGAATGTTTATCATAGCTTTGATGATTTTATTGAGATAAAGAATCCAGTAGTAACTACCGGTAGTTTCGATGGAGTTCATCTGGGGCATAAAAGTATTATTCAGCGTTTGAATCATATAGCGAGGCAGATTGACGGAGAATCGGTTCTGATTACGTTTCATCCGCATCCGCGAAAGGTGCTTTATCCCGATACGGTTGGCAAAGAGCTGTTTCTTATTTATTCGCAAGAAGAAAAGATTTTAGCACTCGAAAAAGCCGGATTGCAACATTTATTTATTATTGAATTTACAAAAGATTTTGCTCAAACATCTTCCATCGATTATGCACGAAAAATTTTACATCAAAAACTAAAAGCCAAAGTGGTAGTAGTAGGATTTAATCACAATTTTGGACACAACCGCGAAGGTAATTACCAAATGCTTTTCGAACTTGGACAAGCGTTAGGCTTTTGGGTAGAACAGTTGCCCGCCTTAGAAATTGAGCACGAATCGGTAAGCAGTACCCGCATACGCAAAGCCATTATGAACGGCGAAATTCAAAAAGCCAATGCTTGCCTCGATGACAACTATTTATTGATTGGGAAAATTGAAAAAATAAATGATTTCTACCATATTGCTGTTGAAGAAGATTGCAAATTGCTACCTCCATGCGGTATATATGCAGTAAAAGTATCATTACGTCATCAACAAGAAAAAGCTCTTGCCATCATCGAGAAATTCGAAAACAATCAAAACAGAACGTTAAAATTACTCACCGGCAAAGAATTGCAATGGCTGAATGAAAAGGCAGTTGTGCTTTTTTATAAAGAACTATCTATCTGGAGCGAAAATACGCCTCAACCCGATTTATTGGAGCTATACGAAATATTGAATAAAATTGAAGAATGGATATATTAATTTTATCGAAAAGTTATTATTTTCTTAATCACTAGTTCTTTACTGTCGCTTACTTTTAACAAATATAATCCTTGATTTATATTCAAATCAAAACGAAAAGGACTTGATTCGTTGATTTTTAATTGCTGTTGAGCTATTACATTCCCACTTAAATCGGTTAATTCAACCCAAAGTCTATCACCAACCGAATGATATACTTCAATCTGAACCTTATTGCCCAATCCTTGCCCAACCTGAACGGTTAATTTGTTATTATTTACGGTACTAAGCAAAGCTACTATTCCAAGCTCTTTCTGATAACCATCGTTGTCTATTTCAATCAATTTATAATAAATATAACCGATGGGGACATCCTTATCTTCAAGTGTATAAGAAGTAAATTCGTTTGTATTGCCTTTTGACAAAACCATCCCGATAGGAATAAAATGTTCTAAATCGTTTACAGAGCGTTCAATAGCGTAATGACTACAATTTATTTCCGAAGCTGTATTCCATTGTAGATAAGCCGTATTGTTTTTATACTCGGCTTTAAAATCAATCAATTCAACTGGTAGAGGTCCAATATTCGATTTGGCTATGGCAAAGTCTGAAAAAGCTGTTAATGCTTTTCTTTGGGCAGTTACCCAGCCACTTCCCATCGATTGATCGCTATTGTTATGTGTTCCTTCTGAAACCCAATCAAAACTACTGTTGGGGCGTTTAATAACCGCATGCGAGCTGGCAATAGGACCAGGATTGGTGTGTCCACGCGATGTTAAGCTAATATCGTAATTAAACGTACCTGCGTTGGGAGTAAAAGTCCAAAAACCATAATCGAGTAATTCGGTAAGTAGGCTCCCCGATATTAATAAGTTCAACGAAGCAATGTTGGTAGAAGTAACATGTGGATTAGTAAATTTTCCATCTATGTATGTTAAACCGGAAGAGCTATTAAGCTTGATAGTTCCCAATTCGTAATAGCTGCTGGAGCCTAATGGAAAATCGTAGGTGCCGGTAGAAGCTACATAACGACGTAAATTACCTGAAATGTAACTATTGGTGCTATGTCCTAATATACTTGTAGTGGAGGTATTGTTTACAATAACTTTATTGCTACCGGTAACAACTAAACCCTTTGTAAGGCTTAAAATATTGCTTACTGTAATATCGTTATTGAGCGAAAATGTATGGGTTGCGGTTGACTTATTAAGGGTGAGATTATAAAAATTGGCATTACCACTCCCAGAAAAGCTAGTATTTGCAGACCCTACAAGATTTACTAAACCATTTGTAAAACTAATAGTGCCGTTTTGAGTAATATTGCCATAGACATCCAAACGGCTGTTAGCGTGGTTCATGGTAAGTGTACGACCGCTTTGAATTTCAATATTGTTGCATTCGGCAGTGGTATATCCATAGGTTGATGGATTTCCTATGGTGGGTTCATTGGTAACACCTGATGTTGGAATTAACACATCTACAGATGAAGTAGGAATTTTAAAAGTGTTCCAGTTTTCGCAGTTGAACCAATTAATGTCAGATTGACCTGTCCATTTGCCATCCACATAAGTGCCAGCATCAATAATCATTTGTGGACAAGAAGTATTACCTTTATAATCAAAGCCTCCCGTAGCATAAGCTGTATTATCGGCATATGTATCCCAATTGGCAGTCCCGTCGTTGATTAAGGCAATCCAATCAAGACGGTTACGGGTGGTGCTTGAAAAATCAATAGCGTCAGGGTCATCAAACTTTACTTTTGCATTTCCAACTACATTGGTAGTAAAACAGTTCATATTTGGATATAGATTGCAAAATGTAGTGCCTCGATCGCTACCTGTTGGCGATGAAGCATTCCATCCACTTTCAGTCCAACCATACAAAACATTGCCGTTATAGGTGCTATGATGAGAAGTGGAATTGGTCCATGTACCACCTTGCATAATCCACATATCATCATCTGAATTAAGGTTAAATCCACCAATACTGCCACCAGATAAAGCACTTTTTGTCCAGTTGGCATCGATGGATCCACATGTCCAAATGTCGAAATGAGAACTTGAAGTTACATTTCCACCAGACACTGTCGATTCAAAAACAATAATAGTACCTTTAGGTAATGTTGTCCCGGTGCGAGTAATGGTTATAACTCCTTCGGTTCCGCCCCATTCACCTGCATATTGTCGTTCGTAACCATTATCGGTTATATATATTTGAGTTCCGGGTAAAATATCTTTAAAACAAACAAAAGCTATTTGATCGCAACCCGAGGTAGGCAAGTTGGTATTTACTGCAAGAATAGCTAAGTCACCAGGTTCGAGTATAGTAACATTACTAATATCGAAATTACTGCTGTTTACATCAGAATATCCCGATGAAGAAGCCGTCAAATAAAAGTTAGTACCAGAAACGGTGTGAATGATGCTTGAAAAAGTTGCTACACCGCTTGAGGCAATGACGCTAAGTGGCGAGCCGGTCATTGTGCCTGTGCTAATCAACGAAACAGAACCCGTAAAATTAATATCGACATTCCCATTTGCATCGGTTAACCCAACTTTAACGGCCGGGGTCATGGTTGCACTAACACCCGTGGTTGTTGGCTGTGTAATAAAACGTAATTCTGTACCAACAACGGTAAAAACATTTTGTCCATTGGTAGAGCTAATAGCTGTAAATGCCGCACATTGAGAGCCAGAAGCATCGGTAGTAACATTGGTGTTGGAAATAGTAAATACAAAATCATCGCCATCGTTATTGCTACCACTGTTGTTGGGGCTTGTTTGAACCGATAGTCTTAGTGTTAGTGTTTTTGATGTTCCATCGGCAATAGAAATAAGCGGTGAACCTGAAAATTGAATTTGATTTGTAGTAATTACAGCATCCGCAAGTTTTGTTGTGCCATCAAATAAAGCACAAGCTTGAATAGCGTCTGACCAGTCGTTCATGGCATTGCCTGCTGCTTGCGTGATGGTTATATTATTAATAATGGTAGCAAGGGCATCGGCATCGGTCAGGTCGCTTCCACCTTCGCGTATGGTAAATTGCCAAACCTGAACTCCATCGGAGGTAGTGTTTATACTGGCATCGTTTTCTAACGAAGAAACTGTTGTTGCTTCTCCATCTGCTGTAATAAAATCGGTTTCGATTGAAAGTGTTCCAGTACCTTGAATGCTAAAGTTGTATGGATTTTCGTCGGCATCGCTATTGGCAATGCTTATGGTTGCTGTTCGTAATCCGGCGGCGCTTGGATCAAAAGTAACTTGAAAAGTTGTGCTGCCCGATGCTGCAATGCTGTTTGACGGGATGGCTGTTACTGAAAAATCGGATGCATGCGTACCGCCAATTACCACATAGGGGCTTGCTCCTGTTAAATTCAATGCAGCAGTTCCTGTATTCTGAATAGTAAATGTGCGAACAACACTTCCGCTCGAAACGTTGACACTTCCGAAATCGGTATGGTCAGCGGTAGAGGGTGTGGCATCACCATTGGCAATGGAAATTCCATTCCCTTGGATATTAATTTCGGGAGCGGAGACGGCGTTCAGAGTAACAATAATATCATGTACATAAACTGCTTCGCTTGGAGATGATAAACGAAGCTTTGTAGAAGAGCTTGTGTTATAGGAATATGTGTATGTAGCACCTATGGTGCCAATTGCGCTGAATGTTGTAAGATCTTGCCATGAACTTCCATCATAATACTGTAATTTTAAGGTTCTTCCGGCAGCTCCGGCAGCTAAATGAACTTCAACTGTACCAACAGAGCTTAAAGTTGGTAATTCAACAATACCCGACGAAGATTTCATCTGTATTCTTCCAGCACTACATGTACCAGTAGCAGCTGCAGCATTTGCAACAATGCACTCTGTCATTGAAACGGTTCCAGCAGTAATAACTTGTGTGTAAGATCCATAACTAACATGATTTGTCCAGCTCTGAATATTTTCATTAATTTGACCTTTCCCAATAAAAAAGCCAAATAATAAAATAATTAATATTTTATACTTTAACATATTCATGTTTATACTACTACTAAAACGTTTAAAACTACACAAAGGTTGCTTTGTTATAGTTAAATAATTGTTAATAAATAAGGAAAACTATTTACTGTTTTCGGTTGTTTATTGTTTTTGGCTGGTAATTGGCATTAGGTCGGTCAATTCTTCTTTCAGCCAGTGGGTTTTAATATTTAACATTTTTGCTGTATCAATGTTTTCGATGCTGTCGTCAATAAACAAGGTTTCTTCGGGTATTAAACCTTGGTCGTTTAACACATGCTTGTAAATCTCAATGCTGGGTTTACGCATTTTGATTTCAAACGAAAAATATGCTTTATTAAAAAATTCATTGAATTTTAAACCACCGGTTGCTTTTTCGAAATCAATTACATAGTGGGTGTAATGAAGGTGGTTGGTATTGCTCAATAAGTAAATGCGGTAGTGGTTACGAAGATTTTTAAGGAGTTTTATTCGATGATAAGGTATATCGAGCAGCATAGCATTCCAAGCTTGAACAATTTGGTGAGTTTGAGTTTCGGGAGCACAATTTTGCTTAATATACATAATAAACTCACTATCGGAAATAAGTCCTAATTCGAATTGGTGTAATAAATGGGTGGTGTTTAAATCGGTGAAAAGTTTTTCGGGATGATGTAATTTTAGTTCTTTTAATGCATTTATAGTTCGTTTAGGGTCGATGTTAATGATAACGCCGCCAAAATCGAAAATGATATTTTTAACTCCGGTTAACATGATGTAGGTTAAAAATACTTGGGTTTAACGACATCAGATAAAATAACCGCTTTTTTTAAATCATCGTAATTAATTTTAAAGTTTGGTTCATTGTTTTCTTTAGTTTCGTTAAGATGTTTCTTGTTTTTGATAATTCTGTGATCGGAAATAATTTCATCTTCTATCATTTCAAGGTTTTCTGATGTTGTTTCTAATGAACTTGTCATGGTGGTAAAGGTTGTTTTTTCTATTTTGCTGGTTGAATTGCTTATGGGTTTTGTATAATTTTTTTGATCTGGGGTTTGAATGGTAGACTCTGTGTTTTTATTAGGTGTGGTTTGCGATGCCTGTGTTTTTGCTTTTTTCTTGTTGAAAACTACAAAAAGCACTATTCCTATAATAATATATACTATTCGTTGGATGATTTCTTCGTCCATGGCCAATGAATTTTTTTTATTGAAATGTGAGGCAATTTAATCTTTTTTCTTGACATTCTTACAATAAAATTGTCAGTATGTTTATTTTTATTGATTCTTTCAGCTTTTTTAAGATTTTTTCGCATTCTTCGATGAACTTTTTTATCGGTAGCAAGTTCTTTAGGTCTATCTACTTTTTTCCAAAAACGTTTTTTGGTTTTTATTTCGTTGTAGCTAGCAGCTTTTTCTTTTTTTCGTTGTTCTTTTTTAGCTTTGCGAACTTCTTTAGGTTCACGTTGAAAAATTTTTTTTATTGAAAAATGTGATTTATGCTTGGGTTTTATATCAATAGAATGAGGTTGTGCAATGGATTGCAAAGAAAAAAAAGTGATGCTTGCAAAAATAATAAATATGAGTCGTTTATAGTGGGGTTGCATGTTAATGTCTTTTGCGATATCTTTACTCAAAAAATTGAATCATGAATTTTTCAAAAATAATCATTTTTTTTATTATTTCAGCTGTTATTTTAACCAATGATAGTTGTCGTAAAAAGGACGATGTTGTTCCTTATGTAAGGGTAAATTTTACCATATTTTTAAGTGATCCTGATTTTAATACTCTCCAAACGGTTGGTAATAGTGTTTATGTTACGGGTGGTGTTTGTGGAATTATTATTTATCGAAGATCGCAAGATGAATTTTCTGCTATCGAGCGTTGTTGTTCTTATCATCCTTCCGATAGGTGTGCCGTTTTAGTGGATAGTACAAATACCAATGTACTTCAATGCAAATGTTGTAATTCTAAATTTTCGATATGGGATGGATCTGTATTGTCGGGTGTGGCAACTCGTTCGCTTACAACGTATCAAACTCTATATGATTCAGAATATAATTCGCTTAGGGTTTTTAATTAGCTTCTAAAATTTTAAATAATTCGTCTAACTTTGGTGTTAAAATTATTTCGGTACGAC
This window contains:
- a CDS encoding redox-sensing transcriptional repressor Rex, encoding MNNIPEKTVERLSLYRRVLIDVLPTQDYIYSHELASLLHLTPVQVRRDLMLIGYNGTLRKGYNIQDLLQRLSDILDSNTPTHICIVGMGNLGRAITGYFNGRRSKLRIVAAFDNDVTKTNRIISGIQCYSSNEMYQVIKKENISIGIITTPPEVAATVCEQLVASGIKGIMNYTPARLKVPESVFLEEYDMITSLEKLAFYIYHA
- a CDS encoding FAD synthetase family protein; translation: MNVYHSFDDFIEIKNPVVTTGSFDGVHLGHKSIIQRLNHIARQIDGESVLITFHPHPRKVLYPDTVGKELFLIYSQEEKILALEKAGLQHLFIIEFTKDFAQTSSIDYARKILHQKLKAKVVVVGFNHNFGHNREGNYQMLFELGQALGFWVEQLPALEIEHESVSSTRIRKAIMNGEIQKANACLDDNYLLIGKIEKINDFYHIAVEEDCKLLPPCGIYAVKVSLRHQQEKALAIIEKFENNQNRTLKLLTGKELQWLNEKAVVLFYKELSIWSENTPQPDLLELYEILNKIEEWIY
- a CDS encoding choice-of-anchor D domain-containing protein gives rise to the protein MNMLKYKILIILLFGFFIGKGQINENIQSWTNHVSYGSYTQVITAGTVSMTECIVANAAAATGTCSAGRIQMKSSSGIVELPTLSSVGTVEVHLAAGAAGRTLKLQYYDGSSWQDLTTFSAIGTIGATYTYSYNTSSSTKLRLSSPSEAVYVHDIIVTLNAVSAPEINIQGNGISIANGDATPSTADHTDFGSVNVSSGSVVRTFTIQNTGTAALNLTGASPYVVIGGTHASDFSVTAIPSNSIAASGSTTFQVTFDPSAAGLRTATISIANSDADENPYNFSIQGTGTLSIETDFITADGEATTVSSLENDASINTTSDGVQVWQFTIREGGSDLTDADALATIINNITITQAAGNAMNDWSDAIQACALFDGTTKLADAVITTNQIQFSGSPLISIADGTSKTLTLRLSVQTSPNNSGSNNDGDDFVFTISNTNVTTDASGSQCAAFTAISSTNGQNVFTVVGTELRFITQPTTTGVSATMTPAVKVGLTDANGNVDINFTGSVSLISTGTMTGSPLSVIASSGVATFSSIIHTVSGTNFYLTASSSGYSDVNSSNFDISNVTILEPGDLAILAVNTNLPTSGCDQIAFVCFKDILPGTQIYITDNGYERQYAGEWGGTEGVITITRTGTTLPKGTIIVFESTVSGGNVTSSSHFDIWTCGSIDANWTKSALSGGSIGGFNLNSDDDMWIMQGGTWTNSTSHHSTYNGNVLYGWTESGWNASSPTGSDRGTTFCNLYPNMNCFTTNVVGNAKVKFDDPDAIDFSSTTRNRLDWIALINDGTANWDTYADNTAYATGGFDYKGNTSCPQMIIDAGTYVDGKWTGQSDINWFNCENWNTFKIPTSSVDVLIPTSGVTNEPTIGNPSTYGYTTAECNNIEIQSGRTLTMNHANSRLDVYGNITQNGTISFTNGLVNLVGSANTSFSGSGNANFYNLTLNKSTATHTFSLNNDITVSNILSLTKGLVVTGSNKVIVNNTSTTSILGHSTNSYISGNLRRYVASTGTYDFPLGSSSYYELGTIKLNSSSGLTYIDGKFTNPHVTSTNIASLNLLISGSLLTELLDYGFWTFTPNAGTFNYDISLTSRGHTNPGPIASSHAVIKRPNSSFDWVSEGTHNNSDQSMGSGWVTAQRKALTAFSDFAIAKSNIGPLPVELIDFKAEYKNNTAYLQWNTASEINCSHYAIERSVNDLEHFIPIGMVLSKGNTNEFTSYTLEDKDVPIGYIYYKLIEIDNDGYQKELGIVALLSTVNNNKLTVQVGQGLGNKVQIEVYHSVGDRLWVELTDLSGNVIAQQQLKINESSPFRFDLNINQGLYLLKVSDSKELVIKKIITFR
- a CDS encoding HAD family phosphatase produces the protein MLTGVKNIIFDFGGVIINIDPKRTINALKELKLHHPEKLFTDLNTTHLLHQFELGLISDSEFIMYIKQNCAPETQTHQIVQAWNAMLLDIPYHRIKLLKNLRNHYRIYLLSNTNHLHYTHYVIDFEKATGGLKFNEFFNKAYFSFEIKMRKPSIEIYKHVLNDQGLIPEETLFIDDSIENIDTAKMLNIKTHWLKEELTDLMPITSQKQ